In Zea mays cultivar B73 chromosome 7, Zm-B73-REFERENCE-NAM-5.0, whole genome shotgun sequence, the following proteins share a genomic window:
- the LOC100278917 gene encoding protein SCAI homolog encodes MADGGAGAYREFKALAEAADRKFARARDLPLYGGGDHHSRKAFKAYTRLWRLQQERRRELVAAGLRRWEIGEVASRIGQLYYARYLRAAEPRSLVGAYVFYEAIYSRGYFGAAAAAVGTDGGGGGVSRHQALLIRYKELRFIARFLVVAMLMRRAEAVDHLAARLRALVEETKAAYPKTNFKEWKQVLQELGRFLKADGAYKGSRSLRYDNLFDSYPSNLVSIARFHSKRVLKLKEAVLTSYRRNEIKFTELTLDTFRMLQCLEWEPTGSYQIAAKELTENGTVSDQSGPSGLIDIQLSTEISDGSLPSNPQKAIIYHPTAAHLLAVLATICEELSQDSILLIYISASGSAEQSFASQKFGSSSSRARAASAFPTDKPNSHNSSDNHLWLGPRGSGGPNNLYPDDLIPFTRYPLFLVIDSENSHAFKVIHNSEKGEPAALLLSPRTSSAMPGVESTAHGSQFTYFLTAPMQAFCQLAGITSDIDTDTYANAENILFSALEEYEGILCTSVGLNNVWGQILPDPFLRRLILRFIFCRAVLFYFHSDEHEYLPTCLPSLPESVSPHAEAIRTPILSLAENLVVSDRFDFRDSTRNKK; translated from the exons ATGGCCGACGGCGGGGCCGGCGCGTACCGGGAGTTCAAGGCGCTGGCGGAGGCGGCGGACCGCAAGTTCGCGCGCGCGCGGGACCTGCCGCTCTACGGCGGCGGGGACCACCACAGCCGGAAGGCGTTCAAGGCCTACACGCGGCTCTGGCGCCTGCAGCAGGAGCGCCGCCGGGAGCTCGTCGCCGCCGGCCTCCGCCGCTGGGAGATCGGCGAGGTGGCCTCCCGGATCGGCCAGCTCTACTACGCGCGCTACCTCCGCGCCGCCGAGCCGCGCTCGCTCGTCGGCGCCTACGTCTTCTACGAGGCCATATACAGCCGCGGCTACTTCGGCGCGGCCGCGGCAGCGGTGGGgacggacggcggcggcggcggcgtcagcCGCCACCAGGCGCTCCTGATCCGGTACAAGGAGCTTCGGTTCATCGCGCGGTTCCTCGTCGTGGCCATGCTGATGCGGCGGGCCGAGGCGGTGGACCACCTCGCCGCACGCCTACGTGCGCTCGTCGAGGAGACCAAGGCTGCGTACCCC AAAACAAACTTCAAGGAATGGAAGCAAGTACTTCAAGAACTTGGCAGATTTTTGAAGGCTGATGGAGCATATAAAGGATCTAGATCACTAAGATATGACAACTTATTTGATTCTTATCCATCGAACCTTGTATCTATTGCACGATTCCATTCAAAAAGGGTGCTCAAACTGAAGGAAGCTGTGCTAACAAGCTACCGCAGAAATGAG ATCAAGTTCACAGAACTAACTTTGGATACATTCAGAATGCTACAGTGTTTAGAGTGGGAACCCACTGGGTCTTATCAGATTGCTGCTAAAGAACTTACAGAAAATGGCACTGTAAGTGATCAGAGTGGACCCTCTGGTCTGATTGATATTCAACTGTCAACAGAAATATCTGATGGAAGTCTTCCTTCAAATCCTCAAAAGGCAATCATATATCATCCTACAGCCGCTCATCTTTTAGCA GTTCTAGCAACAATTTGTGAAGAGCTCTCTCAAGATAGCATTTTACTCATCTATATATCAGCGTCAG GGTCTGCTGAGCAGAGTTTTGCTAGTCAAAAGTTTGGCTCTAGCTCATCTCGTGCGAGGGCTGCCTCTGCCTTCCCCACTGATAAGCCAAACTCGCATAACAGTTCTGATAATCATCTATGGCTTGGCCCCCGTGGAAGTGGAG GTCCAAACAATCTTTATCCAGATGATCTAATTCCATTTACAAGATATCCACTGTTCCTTGTAATTGATAGTGAAAATAGCCATGCATTCAAG GTCATACATAATTCAGAGAAGGGAGAACCAGCTGCTTTATTACTTTCTCCCAGGACATCATCAGCCATGCCTGGAGTAGAATCCACGGCTCACGGAAGCCAGTTTACATACTTCCTCACTGCTCCAATGCAAGCCTTCTGCCAACTAGCGGGAATAACTTCTGACATAGACACT GATACATACGCAAATGCAGAGAACATACTTTTCTCTGCTTTGGAAGAATATGAAGGAATACTCTGCACTTCTGTTGGATTAAACAATGTCTGGGGGCAAATTTTACCAGACCCATTTCTCAGACGGCTGATTCTCAG GTTTATTTTCTGCCGGGCAGTGCTTTTCTATTTCCACTCAGATGAGCACGAATATCTACCGACCTGCTTACCTAGTCTTCCAGAGTCAGTCTCCCCGCATGCAGAGGCCATAAGAACTCCTATCCTTTCGCTTGCAGAAAACCTTGTCGTCAGCGACCGGTTTGACTTCCGAGACTCCACACGCAACAAGAAATGA
- the LOC100282411 gene encoding Peroxidase 17 precursor — MAVPRGCLGLPLVAVLLASLCRGQAAVRELKVGYYAETCPEAEDIVRETMARARAREARSVASVMRLQFHDCFVNGCDGSVLMDATPTMPGEKDALSNINSLRSFEVVDEIKDALEERCPGVVSCADIVIMAARDAVVLTGGPNWEVRLGREDSMTASQEDADNIMPSPRANASALIRLFAGLNLSVTDLVALSGSHSIGEARCFSIVFRLYNQSGSGRPDPHMDTAYRRSLDALCPKGGDEEVTGGLDATPRVFDNQYFEDLVALRGFLNSDQTLFSDNTRTRRVVERLSKDQDAFFRAFIEGMIKMGELQNPRKGEIRRNCRVANNSPWQPRTGMASGQSTSELR; from the exons ATGGCGGTCCCCCGCGGGTGCCTCGGGCTCCCCCTGGTCGCCGTGCTCCTCGCGTCCCTCTGCCGCGGCCAGGCGGCGGTGAGGGAGCTCAAGGTCGGGTACTACGCCGAGACGTGCCCGGAGGCCGAGGACATCGTCCGTGAGACCatggcgcgcgcgcgcgcacgcGAGGCCCGCAGCGTCGCCTCCGTCATGCGCCTCCAGTTCCACGACTGCTTCGTCAAC GGGTGCGACGGCTCGGTGCTGATGGACGCCACGCCGACGATGCCCGGCGAGAAGGATGCGCTCTCCAACATCAACTCCCTGCGCTCGTTCGAGGTCGTCGACGAGATCAAGGACGCGCTGGAGGAGCGCTGCCCCGGAGTGGTCTCCTGCGCCGACATCGTCATCATGGCCGCCCGCGACGCCGTCGTCCTG ACCGGTGGGCCTAACTGGGAGGTGCGGCTCGGGCGCGAGGACAGCATGACGGCGAGCCAGGAGGACGCGGACAACATCATGCCGAGCCCGCGCGCAAACGCGAGCGCTCTCATCCGGCTCTTCGCGGGGCTCAACCTCAGCGTCACCGACCTGGTCGCGCTCTCGGGCTCGCACTCCATCGGCGAGGCCCGCTGCTTCTCCATCGTCTTCCGCCTCTACAACCAGTCTGGATCCGGCCGCCCCGACCCGCACATGGACACCGCCTACCGCCGCTCGCTCGACGCACTCTGCCCCAAGGGCGGCGACGAGGAGGTCACGGGAGGCCTAGACGCCACCCCACGCGTCTTCGACAACCAGTACTTCGAGGACCTCGTCGCGCTCCGCGGCTTCCTCAACTCCGACCAGACGCTCTTCTCTGACAACACCAGGACCCGTCGCGTCGTCGAGCGGCTCAGCAAGGACCAGGACGCCTTCTTCAGGGCCTTCATCGAGGGGATGATAAAGATGGGGGAGCTCCAAAACCCCAGGAAAGGGGAGATACGGCGCAACTGTCGCGTTGCTAACAACTCGCCGTGGCAACCAAGGACGGGGATGGCGTCCGGACAGTCGACATCTGAGCTCCGGTGA